A single Sutterella megalosphaeroides DNA region contains:
- the gatB gene encoding Asp-tRNA(Asn)/Glu-tRNA(Gln) amidotransferase subunit GatB, which yields MQWEVVIGLETHVQLSTNSKIFSGAARRFGQPANTDACFVDMALPGSLPVLNVGAVERAIRFGLAIDATVARHSVFDRKNYFYPDLPKGYQISQFELPVVVGGRLTFPVQPKKGDPYVKTINLTRAHLEEDAGKSIHGLVHGCSGIDLNRAGTPLLEIVTEPELRSSAEAVGYAKALHALVVWLGISDGNLQDGNFRCDANVSVRPVGETAFGTRCEIKNLNSFRFLQEAIDYEVRRQIEVLEDGGKIVQATRLYDPDKGETRVMRTKEDSMDYRYFPDPDLLPLEIGEDWVERVRADMPELPQQLQKRLTTEFGLPEYDAGILTASRDVADYYLRVAELVSDRKMAANWVMGELSAALNQTEGAAFADAPVKPEMLAGILGRILDGTINQKGARQVFEAMWAGEGDDVDQLIEAKGLKQISDAGALEAIIDEVLANNAKSVEEFRSGKQKAFNALVGQCMKATKGKANPAQVNELLRKKLA from the coding sequence ATGCAGTGGGAAGTAGTGATCGGTCTTGAGACGCACGTGCAACTCTCGACGAACTCCAAAATCTTCTCCGGAGCGGCCCGCCGCTTCGGTCAGCCCGCGAACACGGATGCGTGCTTCGTCGACATGGCGCTTCCGGGGAGCCTCCCGGTGCTCAACGTCGGCGCCGTCGAACGCGCCATTCGCTTCGGTCTCGCGATCGACGCGACCGTGGCCCGTCATTCCGTTTTCGACCGCAAGAATTATTTCTACCCCGACCTTCCGAAGGGCTACCAGATCAGCCAGTTCGAGCTGCCGGTCGTCGTGGGCGGTCGCCTCACGTTCCCGGTCCAGCCGAAGAAGGGCGACCCCTACGTGAAGACGATCAACCTGACGCGCGCGCATCTCGAAGAGGACGCGGGCAAGTCTATTCACGGCCTGGTGCACGGTTGCTCCGGGATCGACCTCAACCGTGCGGGTACGCCGCTCCTTGAGATCGTGACCGAGCCCGAGTTGCGCTCCTCGGCCGAAGCCGTGGGCTACGCCAAGGCGCTTCACGCGCTCGTCGTCTGGCTTGGCATTTCGGACGGCAACCTTCAGGATGGGAATTTCCGATGCGACGCGAACGTCTCCGTTCGTCCCGTGGGCGAAACCGCCTTCGGCACGCGTTGCGAAATCAAGAACCTCAATTCGTTCCGCTTCCTCCAGGAAGCGATCGACTACGAAGTGCGTCGTCAGATCGAAGTGCTCGAGGACGGCGGCAAGATCGTTCAGGCCACGCGACTTTACGACCCCGACAAGGGCGAAACCCGCGTCATGCGCACGAAGGAAGACTCGATGGACTATCGGTACTTCCCCGATCCCGATCTGCTGCCGCTTGAAATCGGCGAAGACTGGGTCGAACGCGTTCGCGCCGACATGCCCGAGCTGCCGCAGCAGCTCCAGAAGCGCCTGACGACGGAATTCGGCCTGCCCGAGTACGACGCTGGCATTCTGACGGCGAGCCGCGACGTGGCGGACTACTACCTGCGCGTCGCCGAGCTCGTCTCCGACCGCAAGATGGCCGCCAACTGGGTGATGGGGGAACTTTCCGCCGCGCTCAACCAGACGGAAGGCGCCGCGTTTGCCGACGCGCCCGTCAAGCCCGAAATGCTCGCGGGCATTCTCGGTCGCATCCTCGACGGCACGATCAACCAGAAGGGCGCCCGTCAGGTGTTCGAAGCCATGTGGGCGGGCGAAGGCGACGACGTCGATCAGCTGATCGAAGCCAAGGGTCTGAAGCAGATTTCGGATGCGGGCGCGCTCGAAGCGATCATCGACGAAGTGCTCGCCAACAACGCGAAGTCCGTGGAGGAATTCCGCTCGGGCAAGCAAAAGGCCTTCAACGCGCTCGTCGGTCAGTGCATGAAGGCGACGAAGGGCAAGGCCAATCCCGCACAGGTGAACGAACTTCTGCGCAAGAAGCTCGCCTGA
- the mrdA gene encoding penicillin-binding protein 2 — MSLDFKPEEKDVKPFRRRLLVAFGLILTAFSVLVARFAWLQIINQSAYVERAERNRTVSITTQGSRGLIFDRNRTLVAGNVLAYSLEITPDKVKNVNATIDELAKVISITPADRRRFRRLREDLNRYDSIPIRAELTDEEVATFIGQRWRFPGVEINQREYRVYPNGATGSHFIGYIGSISASDQKRLDSEGSLPLYEGARNIGKVGLERSYEALLHGRPGHESLEITAGGHAVRTLDLEAALPGHNLELTVDLNLQRVTEAAMKGKTGAVIAIEPKTGAILAFASLPTYDPNLFPGGIDPDSWSELTQSEEKPLLNRAMRGIYPIGSTYKPFMALAGLESGATTIDYVLNDTGVFSIGKHRFRDMTGAPKGPLSIRKSIAVSSDVYYYWLATQLGVDRIYEFMKPWGFGQKTGIDLVGEQTGILPSRQWKEQRFKEPWYVGDTPSIGVGQGYNAFTLLQLAHATATLANGGVVMRPHLVNATIDPMTGEKTYVAREPVETIPLKRANLDVVVAGMTDVTKTGTARSVFQGAPYSVAGKTGTAQVVTIAQEDKYDEKKLARRHHDHALFIAFAPAKNPKIALAVLVENGGFGAKAAAPVAREVIDYWLTGKNSLGLPPPSGHALIAETKKPSDRRR, encoded by the coding sequence ATGAGCCTCGACTTCAAACCCGAAGAGAAGGACGTCAAGCCCTTTCGTCGTCGCCTGCTCGTCGCCTTCGGTCTCATCCTGACGGCCTTCTCGGTGCTCGTCGCGCGCTTTGCCTGGTTGCAGATCATCAATCAGAGCGCGTACGTGGAGCGCGCCGAGCGCAACCGCACCGTTTCCATTACGACGCAGGGCTCCCGCGGCCTCATTTTCGACCGCAACCGAACGCTCGTCGCCGGGAACGTGCTCGCCTATTCGCTCGAAATCACGCCCGACAAGGTCAAAAACGTCAACGCCACGATCGACGAACTCGCGAAAGTGATTTCGATCACGCCCGCGGACCGTCGGCGTTTCCGTCGACTGCGCGAAGACCTCAACCGCTACGATTCGATTCCGATTCGCGCCGAACTTACCGACGAAGAGGTGGCGACCTTCATCGGTCAGCGTTGGCGCTTCCCCGGCGTCGAAATCAATCAGCGCGAGTACCGCGTCTATCCGAACGGCGCCACCGGGAGCCACTTCATCGGCTACATCGGCTCGATTTCGGCCTCGGACCAGAAGCGTCTCGACTCGGAAGGGTCGCTCCCCCTCTACGAAGGCGCGCGCAACATCGGCAAGGTCGGCCTCGAGCGCAGCTACGAGGCGCTCCTGCACGGTCGTCCGGGTCACGAAAGCCTGGAAATCACGGCGGGCGGCCACGCGGTGCGCACGCTCGACCTGGAGGCGGCTCTCCCCGGTCACAACCTCGAACTCACCGTCGACCTGAACCTTCAGCGCGTCACCGAAGCGGCCATGAAGGGTAAGACGGGGGCCGTCATCGCCATCGAACCGAAGACGGGCGCCATTCTCGCTTTCGCGTCGCTGCCGACCTACGACCCGAACCTCTTCCCGGGCGGGATCGACCCCGACTCCTGGTCGGAACTCACGCAGTCGGAAGAAAAGCCCCTCCTGAACCGCGCCATGCGCGGGATTTACCCGATCGGCTCCACGTACAAGCCCTTCATGGCGCTCGCCGGTCTCGAGTCGGGCGCCACGACGATCGACTACGTTCTCAACGACACAGGCGTCTTCTCGATCGGCAAGCACCGCTTCCGCGACATGACGGGCGCGCCCAAGGGGCCGCTCTCCATCCGCAAGTCGATTGCGGTTTCGTCCGACGTCTACTACTACTGGCTCGCCACGCAGCTCGGCGTCGACCGCATTTACGAATTCATGAAGCCCTGGGGGTTCGGTCAGAAAACCGGCATCGACCTGGTGGGCGAACAGACGGGCATTCTGCCGAGCCGTCAGTGGAAGGAACAGCGCTTCAAGGAACCCTGGTACGTGGGCGACACGCCCTCGATCGGGGTCGGTCAGGGGTACAACGCCTTCACGCTCCTGCAGCTCGCGCACGCCACGGCGACGCTCGCCAACGGCGGCGTCGTCATGCGCCCGCATCTCGTGAACGCCACGATCGACCCGATGACGGGCGAGAAAACCTACGTCGCCCGCGAGCCCGTGGAAACCATCCCGCTCAAGCGCGCCAATCTCGACGTGGTCGTCGCCGGCATGACCGACGTGACGAAAACGGGGACGGCCCGCTCCGTGTTCCAGGGTGCGCCCTACAGCGTGGCGGGCAAAACCGGCACCGCCCAGGTGGTGACGATCGCCCAGGAAGACAAGTACGACGAAAAGAAGCTCGCGCGGCGCCACCACGACCACGCGCTCTTCATCGCGTTCGCGCCCGCGAAGAACCCCAAAATCGCACTGGCGGTGCTGGTCGAAAACGGCGGCTTCGGTGCGAAGGCGGCGGCTCCCGTCGCCCGCGAGGTGATCGACTACTGGCTGACGGGGAAAAATTCCCTCGGACTTCCGCCGCCTTCGGGCCACGCCCTGATCGCCGAGACCAAGAAGCCCTCCGACCGACGCCGATGA
- a CDS encoding rod shape-determining protein: MFGFFRNYFSNDLAIDLGTANTLIYMRGKGIVLNEPSVVAIRQEGGSNGKTTIHAVGKQAKQMLGRVPGNIQAIRPMKDGVIADFTVTEQMLKQFIRMAHPSRLFAPSPRIIICVPCGSTQVERRAIKESALAAGASEVFLIEEPMAAAIGAGLPVSEAAGSLVVDIGGGTTEVGLISLGGMVYSGSIRVGGDKFDQAIINYIRRNFGMLIGEPTAELIKKEIGSAFPGSEVMEIEVKGRNISEGVPRTFTVHSNEILEALSEPLNQIVVAVKNALEKTPPELGADIAEHGLMLTGGGALLRDLDQLLKEETGLPVHVAEEPLNCVVKGCGIALENMDKLYTAFAAG, encoded by the coding sequence ATGTTTGGCTTTTTCCGCAATTACTTCTCGAACGACCTGGCCATCGACCTCGGCACCGCCAACACGCTCATCTACATGCGAGGCAAGGGCATCGTCCTCAACGAGCCGAGCGTGGTCGCCATTCGACAGGAAGGGGGTTCCAACGGGAAGACCACCATTCACGCCGTGGGCAAGCAGGCCAAGCAGATGCTCGGGCGCGTTCCGGGCAACATTCAGGCCATCCGTCCGATGAAGGACGGCGTCATCGCCGACTTCACCGTGACCGAGCAGATGCTCAAGCAGTTCATCCGCATGGCGCATCCCTCGCGACTCTTCGCGCCGAGCCCCCGCATCATCATCTGCGTGCCCTGCGGCTCGACGCAGGTCGAACGCCGCGCGATCAAGGAAAGCGCGCTCGCGGCGGGCGCCTCCGAAGTGTTCCTCATCGAAGAACCGATGGCCGCGGCGATCGGTGCGGGCCTGCCCGTGAGCGAAGCCGCCGGCTCGCTCGTCGTCGACATCGGGGGCGGCACGACCGAGGTCGGTCTGATTTCGCTCGGCGGCATGGTCTATTCCGGCTCGATTCGCGTGGGCGGCGACAAGTTCGACCAGGCGATCATCAACTACATCCGCCGCAACTTCGGCATGCTGATCGGCGAACCGACGGCCGAACTCATCAAGAAGGAAATCGGTTCGGCCTTCCCGGGCTCCGAAGTCATGGAAATCGAGGTGAAGGGCCGCAACATCTCCGAGGGCGTTCCCCGCACCTTCACCGTGCACTCGAACGAAATCCTCGAAGCGCTCTCCGAACCGCTCAACCAGATCGTCGTCGCCGTCAAGAACGCGCTCGAAAAGACCCCGCCCGAACTCGGTGCGGACATCGCCGAGCACGGCCTCATGCTCACCGGGGGCGGCGCGCTCCTGCGCGACCTCGATCAGCTTCTGAAGGAAGAGACGGGCCTGCCCGTTCACGTCGCCGAAGAACCGCTCAACTGCGTCGTGAAGGGTTGCGGCATCGCGCTCGAAAACATGGACAAGCTTTACACGGCGTTCGCCGCGGGCTGA
- the gatC gene encoding Asp-tRNA(Asn)/Glu-tRNA(Gln) amidotransferase subunit GatC — protein MSLSEDDIRRIADLGRIDITDEQVLAMQGELNDIFRMIEKIRSVDTEGIAPMPNPHDGVQRLRADAVTEPEDRQENMKNAPEQAEGCFLVPQVIE, from the coding sequence ATGTCTCTCAGCGAGGACGATATCCGCCGCATCGCCGACCTCGGTCGCATCGATATTACCGACGAGCAGGTCTTGGCCATGCAGGGCGAACTCAACGACATCTTCCGGATGATTGAAAAAATCCGCTCGGTCGACACCGAAGGCATCGCTCCGATGCCCAATCCCCACGACGGCGTGCAGCGCCTGCGCGCCGACGCGGTGACCGAACCCGAAGATCGTCAGGAAAATATGAAAAACGCTCCGGAACAGGCCGAAGGATGCTTCCTGGTTCCGCAGGTGATTGAGTGA
- the rodA gene encoding rod shape-determining protein RodA: MFDVLSHRSALCGRWLLSRFLRVDLMLLAIVVTITTVGFIALFSAGYSFPWRIEDQVRNIVVAGVMMFVVASIPEKWFQKAALPLFVLGVVLLALTHVAGITVKGATRWLNVGVRIQPSEIMKLALPMMLAWYYYRRGESVAWWDHLVAAAIAVVPIAFILKQPDLGTSILVAIAGFAVIFFAGLNYKIILAGLIALLGSLPVIWTLLHDYQRERILTLIDPTTDPLGKGFHTLQALIAIGSGGFSGKGWMQGTQAHLDFIPERTSDFLFAVYGEEFGFVGNVLLLGLYTILIGRSFYIAANAPTRFSRLLAGAIGTMFFTYTFVNMGMVSGILPVVGVPLPFMSYGGTALLILGMSSGILLSISAESRD, encoded by the coding sequence ATGTTTGACGTTCTCTCACACCGAAGTGCTCTCTGCGGCCGTTGGCTTCTGTCGCGCTTTCTGCGCGTCGACCTGATGCTTCTCGCCATCGTGGTCACGATCACCACGGTGGGCTTCATCGCGCTCTTTTCTGCGGGCTACAGCTTCCCGTGGCGTATCGAAGACCAGGTCCGCAACATCGTCGTGGCGGGCGTCATGATGTTCGTCGTGGCGAGCATTCCCGAGAAGTGGTTCCAAAAAGCGGCTCTGCCGCTTTTCGTGCTCGGCGTCGTACTGCTCGCGCTCACGCACGTCGCGGGCATCACCGTCAAAGGGGCCACCCGCTGGCTCAACGTCGGCGTGCGCATTCAACCCTCCGAGATCATGAAGCTCGCGCTTCCGATGATGCTCGCCTGGTACTACTACCGCCGCGGCGAATCCGTCGCCTGGTGGGACCACCTCGTCGCCGCGGCCATCGCGGTCGTGCCGATCGCGTTCATTTTGAAGCAGCCCGATCTCGGCACCTCGATCCTCGTCGCGATCGCGGGCTTTGCGGTGATTTTCTTCGCGGGCCTCAACTACAAGATCATTCTCGCGGGCCTCATTGCGCTCCTCGGGTCGCTTCCCGTCATCTGGACCCTGCTGCACGACTATCAGCGCGAGCGCATTCTCACCCTCATCGACCCGACGACCGACCCGCTCGGGAAGGGCTTTCACACGCTGCAGGCGCTGATTGCCATCGGTTCGGGGGGCTTTTCGGGGAAGGGCTGGATGCAGGGCACGCAGGCCCACCTCGACTTCATTCCGGAGCGAACGAGCGACTTTCTCTTCGCCGTGTACGGCGAGGAGTTCGGGTTCGTGGGCAACGTGCTTCTTCTCGGGCTCTACACGATCCTCATCGGCCGGAGTTTCTACATCGCCGCCAACGCCCCGACGCGTTTCTCGCGCCTCCTCGCGGGCGCCATCGGTACGATGTTCTTTACGTACACCTTCGTCAACATGGGTATGGTGAGCGGCATTCTCCCCGTCGTGGGCGTTCCGCTGCCCTTCATGAGTTACGGGGGGACGGCGCTTTTGATTTTGGGAATGTCTTCGGGCATTCTGCTTTCGATTTCCGCGGAATCCCGCGATTGA
- the mreD gene encoding rod shape-determining protein MreD — protein sequence MTPFTPLPPNEHGHIARPASPFWIFGTFLFSYVLNILGTTAQWFWLPDFFAITLVYWTVHQPRSVGMTVAFVCGILMDVHNGSVLGQQPLAYVTLAFIAYSLHRRLPWFGLFGQALHVLPILLVAQVLVMLVRLWFDGLWPGFSWFLQSFTGALLWPLWSWLMSTPQRRSAADDL from the coding sequence ATGACGCCGTTCACTCCCCTGCCGCCGAACGAACACGGCCACATCGCCCGACCGGCGTCGCCCTTCTGGATTTTCGGAACGTTCCTTTTCTCATACGTTCTCAACATCCTCGGCACGACCGCGCAGTGGTTCTGGCTGCCCGACTTCTTTGCGATCACCCTAGTTTACTGGACGGTGCATCAGCCCCGCAGCGTCGGCATGACGGTGGCGTTCGTGTGCGGCATTCTCATGGACGTGCACAACGGGAGCGTGCTCGGTCAGCAGCCGCTCGCCTACGTGACGCTCGCCTTCATCGCGTACTCGCTCCATCGCCGTCTCCCGTGGTTCGGGCTTTTCGGGCAGGCGCTGCACGTGCTGCCGATTCTGCTCGTCGCGCAGGTGCTCGTCATGCTCGTTCGTCTGTGGTTCGACGGACTCTGGCCGGGCTTCTCGTGGTTCCTTCAGAGCTTCACGGGGGCGCTCCTCTGGCCCCTCTGGTCGTGGCTGATGTCGACGCCGCAACGTCGCAGCGCCGCGGACGACCTCTGA
- the mreC gene encoding rod shape-determining protein MreC → MEYGPPPLFRQGVPARVRFILFVLAALVMILVDGRLRALDSFRSTVVSFTAPLTELIALPGQMLGQGAGYFVSKKTLKAENDRLSEENQLLQLKAARYEELELENTRLRALVEAVPRSGSRVVTGEVLGRVADSFTRRIQINLGESAGIQVGMPVIGAMGALGQVSRVVAHLSEITLVTDHNQQISVMNERTGERYIASGTGEELLDVLFVAPGADVKSGDRLVTTGLDRLFPPNITVGTVRDTAYQPGETYKRVSATPSVDLSDLRFATVILVDPNPTAALEKPEETTIRRRAPR, encoded by the coding sequence ATGGAATACGGTCCCCCTCCTCTCTTTCGTCAGGGCGTACCCGCCCGGGTCCGATTCATCCTTTTTGTTCTCGCCGCTCTCGTCATGATCCTCGTCGACGGTCGGCTTCGGGCGCTCGACAGCTTCCGGAGCACCGTCGTGAGCTTCACCGCTCCGCTCACCGAGCTGATCGCCCTGCCCGGGCAGATGCTCGGTCAGGGAGCGGGCTACTTCGTCAGCAAAAAGACCCTGAAGGCGGAAAACGACCGACTCTCCGAAGAGAATCAGCTCCTGCAGCTCAAGGCCGCCCGTTACGAGGAGCTTGAGCTCGAAAACACGCGCCTGCGCGCCCTCGTCGAGGCCGTTCCCCGCTCCGGGAGCCGCGTCGTCACGGGCGAGGTGCTCGGTCGCGTCGCCGACAGCTTCACGCGCCGCATCCAGATCAATCTCGGCGAGAGCGCCGGGATTCAGGTCGGCATGCCCGTCATCGGCGCCATGGGGGCGCTCGGCCAGGTCTCCCGCGTCGTCGCGCATCTCTCCGAAATCACGCTCGTCACGGACCACAATCAGCAGATTTCCGTCATGAACGAACGCACCGGCGAGCGCTACATCGCTTCCGGCACGGGCGAGGAGCTTCTCGACGTGCTCTTCGTCGCTCCGGGCGCCGACGTCAAGTCCGGCGACCGACTCGTCACGACCGGGCTCGACCGGCTCTTCCCGCCCAACATCACGGTCGGGACCGTACGCGACACCGCCTATCAGCCCGGTGAAACCTACAAGCGCGTGAGCGCCACTCCGTCGGTGGATCTCTCGGATCTGCGCTTCGCGACCGTCATCCTCGTCGACCCGAATCCGACGGCCGCCCTCGAGAAACCCGAAGAAACCACCATTCGCCGCAGAGCTCCCCGATGA
- a CDS encoding septal ring lytic transglycosylase RlpA family protein, translating into MHFLTQFAAIAAALMLAGCGSVDNSGKYYQNDGPPTIAVSTSSAGATPKVESFYKASLRPYTVMGKRYTPVTSDVSMKQTGIGSWYGKQFHGNKTSIGETYDMYAMTAAHTTMPLPSYARVTNLDNGKSVIVRVNDRGPFLHNRIIDLSYAAANELGYVNKGTARVEVVRLTNAEIASGAWRSYTQTSSAGASTPTTPDTGSSAYPVTAPASGWGVQVGSFAALDNAEKFGAHTEAVLSSRGYSTVVRIVRDGSLYRVIVGRNFSHERASREAQTVKSMLGVGAFAIQH; encoded by the coding sequence ATGCATTTTCTGACTCAATTCGCGGCGATCGCCGCCGCTCTCATGCTCGCGGGTTGCGGGTCCGTGGACAATTCCGGCAAGTACTACCAGAACGACGGTCCTCCGACGATTGCCGTGTCGACCTCGAGCGCGGGCGCCACGCCGAAGGTCGAGTCCTTCTACAAAGCGTCGCTGCGTCCCTACACCGTCATGGGCAAGCGCTACACGCCCGTGACGAGCGACGTCTCCATGAAGCAGACGGGGATCGGCTCCTGGTACGGGAAGCAATTCCACGGGAACAAAACGTCGATCGGCGAAACGTACGACATGTACGCCATGACGGCCGCCCACACGACGATGCCGCTTCCCTCCTACGCGCGCGTCACCAATCTCGACAACGGCAAATCCGTGATCGTTCGCGTCAACGACCGCGGGCCCTTCCTGCACAACCGCATCATCGACCTCTCGTACGCCGCGGCCAACGAGCTCGGCTACGTCAACAAGGGGACGGCCCGCGTGGAAGTGGTGCGTCTCACGAACGCCGAAATCGCTTCGGGCGCCTGGCGCTCCTACACGCAGACCTCGTCGGCGGGCGCCTCGACCCCGACGACGCCCGACACGGGCTCGAGCGCCTATCCCGTGACCGCCCCCGCTTCGGGCTGGGGCGTTCAGGTCGGCTCCTTTGCGGCGCTCGACAACGCGGAAAAATTCGGCGCCCACACCGAAGCCGTTCTCTCCTCCCGGGGCTACAGTACCGTGGTGCGCATCGTGCGCGACGGCAGCCTCTACCGCGTGATCGTCGGCCGGAACTTCTCGCACGAACGTGCGAGCCGCGAAGCGCAAACCGTGAAAAGCATGCTCGGCGTCGGTGCTTTCGCCATTCAACACTGA
- the gatA gene encoding Asp-tRNA(Asn)/Glu-tRNA(Gln) amidotransferase subunit GatA, whose protein sequence is MKDVTFSSVAELSGMLRDREVSAVELARHYLDRIEAHRDLNAFLDVRPEATLAQAEEADRRIAAGEAGPLTGIPIAHKDIFVTREWASTAASRMLEGYMSPFDATVVAKLKEAGMVCLGKLNCDEFAMGSGNENSAFGKVFNPWDKNAVPGGSSGGSSAAVAAGLAPIVTGTDTGGSIREPAAFTGVTGIKPTYGRPSRLGMIAFASSLDTAGLLAHSAADCAQVLGSMVGFDPRDSTSVDMPAEDFTRHLGMSVKGLRIGVPRSWMREGLDPEVAASIESVLDFYRSEGAEIVDIDLRQAELGVPVYYVVACAEASSNLSRFDGVRYGHRAKEYTDIIDMIKRSRNEGFGPEPKRRIMIGTYVLSHGYYDAYYLKAQKVRRLIAREFHETFKQVDVIACPVTTGTAYDFGANADPVSAYLSDLYTVPASLAGLPGLSMPCGIHSNGRPIGIQLIGENFTEARLLGVADCWQRATDWHLRRPSGY, encoded by the coding sequence ATGAAAGACGTAACGTTCAGCTCCGTGGCGGAGCTCTCCGGCATGCTCCGCGACCGTGAAGTGTCGGCCGTCGAGCTTGCCCGCCACTACCTCGATCGCATCGAAGCGCATCGCGATCTCAACGCGTTCCTCGACGTGCGCCCCGAGGCGACCCTTGCTCAGGCCGAAGAGGCCGACCGTCGCATCGCGGCGGGCGAAGCCGGTCCCCTCACGGGTATTCCGATCGCGCACAAGGACATCTTCGTGACGCGCGAATGGGCCTCCACCGCCGCGAGCCGCATGCTCGAAGGCTACATGAGCCCGTTCGACGCGACCGTGGTCGCGAAACTCAAAGAGGCGGGCATGGTGTGCCTCGGCAAGCTCAACTGCGACGAATTCGCCATGGGCTCGGGCAACGAAAATTCCGCCTTCGGCAAGGTGTTCAATCCCTGGGACAAGAATGCGGTTCCGGGCGGCTCCTCGGGCGGCTCTTCGGCCGCCGTGGCCGCGGGCCTCGCTCCGATCGTCACCGGCACCGACACGGGCGGCTCCATTCGCGAACCCGCCGCGTTCACGGGCGTGACGGGCATCAAGCCGACCTACGGCCGTCCGTCGCGCCTCGGGATGATCGCCTTTGCGTCGTCTCTGGATACGGCGGGCCTCCTGGCCCACTCCGCCGCCGACTGCGCTCAGGTGCTCGGCTCCATGGTTGGGTTCGACCCGCGCGATTCGACGAGCGTCGACATGCCCGCCGAAGACTTTACGCGCCACCTCGGCATGAGCGTGAAGGGGCTTCGCATCGGCGTGCCCCGCTCCTGGATGCGCGAAGGGCTCGACCCCGAAGTGGCCGCCTCGATCGAATCCGTGCTCGACTTCTACCGCTCGGAAGGCGCGGAAATCGTCGACATCGACCTCCGTCAGGCTGAACTCGGCGTGCCCGTCTACTACGTCGTCGCCTGCGCCGAAGCGAGCTCCAACCTCTCGCGCTTCGACGGCGTGCGTTACGGCCATCGCGCGAAGGAATACACCGACATCATCGACATGATCAAGCGCTCGCGCAACGAAGGGTTCGGCCCCGAACCGAAGCGCCGCATCATGATCGGCACGTACGTGCTCTCGCACGGCTACTACGACGCCTACTACCTGAAGGCTCAGAAGGTCCGTCGACTCATCGCCCGCGAATTCCACGAAACGTTCAAGCAGGTCGACGTGATCGCCTGTCCGGTCACGACGGGTACGGCCTACGACTTCGGCGCGAACGCCGATCCGGTTTCGGCCTACCTGAGCGACCTCTACACGGTGCCCGCGTCCCTGGCCGGTCTGCCCGGCCTTTCGATGCCCTGCGGCATCCATTCGAACGGCCGTCCGATCGGCATTCAGCTCATCGGCGAAAACTTCACCGAAGCCCGCCTGCTCGGCGTTGCCGACTGCTGGCAGCGTGCGACCGACTGGCACCTGCGTCGTCCGTCGGGTTACTGA